TGTGTCCGCTATCCCTTTCGGAATGGGCCTGAAAATCCGGCTGGCCGAGAGGTGGCAACTCGCTTTGCAAACAGAAGCGGTTTACCTGACAGATCCGCATCTCAAGGGTGCTGCATTCGAACAGAACGACTACAACAGCACCTATATACATACTGGACTAACCCTTGGCTACAGCTTCGGCTTCAGGAAATCAAGTTTCAAAGCCCCCCGGTTTTACTCAAACAATGTAGCGCTGCTACAATCGGTGGAGGGGCAAGAACAGCCGAGGCAAAACGTGCTGGAGGCGATGCTGAAGCTGGAGCCCAAGGAGGTTCAGCTGATCAGTACACAGGATACAGTAAACCTGGCGGCACAGCAGGAGATCACGCAAAGAGCGGTTTACGCACCTGCTGACACGCTCAGTACCAGAAGCACGGTAATGGAAGCCGATAGCAGCACTCAGATCAGCGAACGCCGGTTGGTGCCTGCCGCCCCGACCCGAACCCAGGACACGACTTCAAGCCCTATACAGACGAGTACTTCTGCCGAAACAAAAGTTCCCCGTGATTCAGTTGTGGTTGGAAACGATGTAAGGGAAGTACAGCACGCACCGGCCGCAGTGCAGCGAAGTGCCGTGAGCACCGATACAATAGCCCGGCAGCAAGCTGCAATTGCAACACAGCAACGTGTACAGAAGCAGTCAACTACCCCCGCGCCGAAAACAACGCCCGTTGGAACAGAGCAAAGCGCCCAAGCCATAACCTTGGAAACAGCGCGTGTAAAAGAGCGGATTGTATATGTGCCTACAAATACTAAGCCTTCGCCTGCACAAAGAACAGGCGCTGAAGCGGCAAGGCTCCGTTAGGAAAGGCAGCGGCTCACCTTTGTGAATGCCGAGAACAGGAGGCTCCAGGGCAGGATCGACTCGCTTCAGGCAGCACCGCCGACCGGCGATACCCTGAGAGCAGGAGCAGCGGCGGTGGTAGACACCAGCATGGTGCGGTACCTGCAGCAGCAAGCCGCTCTCAACGACAGCATGCTGCTGCGCCTCACCCAGTACGAACAGGAACTGGCCCTGTCAAACAGTTCAAATGCCGCCCCGATTAGTGCTCCGGCTGAAGTAGCGAGGAAGGGCTACACCACCACGGTCTTTTACCCGATTAACGCACACCGTGTGCCTACGGAAAGCCTGCGGGATTTAAACCAGGTTCTGCAAACGCTGCAGCAAAACCCGGGACTGCGTGTGAGGCTCACCGGCTATACCTCCCAGTCTGGCAACCCCTCCTATAATAAGGCGCTAAGCCGCAGACGGGTAGAGGCGCTGGCAGATTTGCTGACGTTACAGGGAATAGCGAAGGAGCGGATCAGTATGCAGTACCTGGGTGATGAAAAAGCCTCGCAACAGGAAAACCCGCTAGACCGAAAAGTAGACCTTGATATTCATGAATAAAAAATAACTTAACAGGACAAGCCGTGAATAATACCCATTCCCCTTGCTCGCACTATCTATTGGTTTCATGACGAGGCAGCGTATTTCGTATCAAAATTCCGCGATATGATGCTACAGTTTTTCGGAGGCGCTGTTACATGTCTAATGGCCAGCCGCTTAAAGAAGGCATCAAATGCATGTCTGCTCATCGTAGTCAAATTTTAAACTTCTATTTAAATCGCCCATCATAAACACTCCTGTCAAATGTTGCAAGTTCACCCGTTACCTGCTCAGTGTCGCGGAAGCCTGAATGCGGACCACACCAGCCTCTTGACGGCAGGCCTGCAGCCGGCCATCAGGTACTCGAACTGGAACTGCTTGCCGCAACACCTGCACAGAAAGTTCTGCCTGCCCGTGCGCTATACGCCGTTTTTCACTACTTTGACACTGTGGCAGTAGGGGAACAGTTATCTCGCGCATAACTTCCTGCTAACACCCTTGCTGCCGTACCTATTCCCGCATCATACATGATATACCACCATCTAACTTTTATATAAAGGACTGATAAACTAAGTCTTTTATTATATCAGGAAAGACTATTCACAGAAAAATAAAATAAAATGGTACACCAAGTTTTACTATGACCCAACCTGACCCCTTTTATAAGAAAATAACGATTATCTTGTTTGGATTGATCCTTTTTGTTTATGTCCTGTCAATGCTGGCCGATATTTTAATCCCGCTGGCTTTTTCAGGGCTAATTGCCATTCTGCTTAATCCGCTGTGCAATCAATTTCTGATATTAAGGATACCAAAAGTGCTATCGATTCTGCTGACGCTG
This window of the Pontibacter russatus genome carries:
- a CDS encoding outer membrane beta-barrel protein, which codes for MAGLKQVAVKRFITICLLLLICHVASAQHDLYKWQLSGYTGIANYINENNSSSDYFKTDDNLLHRLELTRSIGNSLGLSVGYSLGEVGARGLQRALFTTDVHMAALRAYFYTDNGWIFNGSARVSPYFFGGYGLSILETSLGTTTEKSRYVSAIPFGMGLKIRLAERWQLALQTEAVYLTDPHLKGAAFEQNDYNSTYIHTGLTLGYSFGFRKSSFKAPRFYSNNVALLQSVEGQEQPRQNVLEAMLKLEPKEVQLISTQDTVNLAAQQEITQRAVYAPADTLSTRSTVMEADSSTQISERRLVPAAPTRTQDTTSSPIQTSTSAETKVPRDSVVVGNDVREVQHAPAAVQRSAVSTDTIARQQAAIATQQRVQKQSTTPAPKTTPVGTEQSAQAITLETARVKERIVYVPTNTKPSPAQRTGAEAARLR
- a CDS encoding OmpA family protein, which encodes MNAENRRLQGRIDSLQAAPPTGDTLRAGAAAVVDTSMVRYLQQQAALNDSMLLRLTQYEQELALSNSSNAAPISAPAEVARKGYTTTVFYPINAHRVPTESLRDLNQVLQTLQQNPGLRVRLTGYTSQSGNPSYNKALSRRRVEALADLLTLQGIAKERISMQYLGDEKASQQENPLDRKVDLDIHE